A window from Cognatiyoonia koreensis encodes these proteins:
- the rplL gene encoding 50S ribosomal protein L7/L12: MADLKKLAEEIVGLTLLEAQELKTILKDEYGIEPAAGGAVMMAGPAGDAGGAAAEEKTEFDVVLKNAGAQKINVIKEVRGITGLGLKEAKDLVEAGGKIKEGVAKAEAEEIKGKLEAAGAEVELA, encoded by the coding sequence ATGGCTGATCTGAAGAAACTTGCTGAAGAGATCGTTGGTCTGACCCTTCTCGAAGCACAAGAACTGAAAACCATCCTCAAGGACGAGTATGGCATCGAACCAGCTGCCGGTGGCGCTGTGATGATGGCAGGCCCAGCTGGCGACGCCGGCGGTGCAGCTGCTGAAGAGAAAACTGAATTCGACGTCGTTCTCAAGAACGCCGGCGCTCAGAAAATCAACGTCATCAAAGAAGTCCGCGGCATCACAGGTCTTGGCCTGAAAGAAGCCAAAGACCTCGTCGAAGCTGGCGGCAAGATCAAAGAAGGCGTCGCAAAAGCCGAAGCCGAAGAGATCAAGGGCAAGCTGGAAGCAGCTGGCGCAGAAGTCGAACTGGCCTAA